The following proteins are co-located in the Triticum aestivum cultivar Chinese Spring chromosome 1A, IWGSC CS RefSeq v2.1, whole genome shotgun sequence genome:
- the LOC123038955 gene encoding uncharacterized protein encodes MATFDLNTAINWDEVEDQYDGHAEDMNYVYVFEESDGEDEAAQQNNGGFGSSGNNPSHDTEDPGGSCDNGNNNQCTMEAQGESGGAGPNRTDRVHGADADGGSGGVGLSRTDRMHEDDPSSGGSTSHNRGRLRRRPGACRSPRARRRPRAGAGRHPRAHRLPGTRRLPGTGRCPRARRLPRVCGRPRERRLPGTRRPLAVLPQPRWMDVIHGDVQDVEEKGEWDVENGKLRWDRWAGEEEVGVWLPWEDAKDVHGRERRE; translated from the exons ATGGCTACTTTCGACCTCAATACGGCCATCAATTGGGACGAGGTGGAGGATCAATACGATGGCCATGCGGAGGACATGAACTACGTCTACGTATTCGAGGAGAGCGACGGCG AAGATGAAGCCGCCCAGCAGAACAATGGCGGATTCGGAAGCAGCGGAAACAACCCTTCGCACGACACGGAGGACCCAGGAGGAAGCTGCGACAACGGAAACAACAACCAGTGCACCATGGAGGCGCAAGGAGAAAGTGGCGGTGCTGGTCCGAACCGCACAGACCGGGTACACGGCGCGGACGCTGACGGCGGCAGTGGCGGCGTTGGTCTTAGCCGCACCGACCGCATGCACGAGGATGACCCGTCCAGCGGAGGAAGCACCAGCCACAACCGTGGACGCCTCCGTCGTCGTCCGGGTGCATGCCGCAGTCCGCGAGCGCGTCGCCGTCCGCGAGCGGGAGCAGGCCGACATCCACGGGCGCACCGCCTACCGGGAACACGCCGCCTTCCCGGCACAGGTCGCTGTCCGAGAGCGCGCCGCCTCCCACGAGTGTGTGGCCGTCCACGGGAGCGCCGCCTACCGGGAACACGTCGCCC GCTGGCTGTCCTCCCACAACCACGATGGATGGATGTCATCCATGGAGATGTACAGGATGTGGAGGAGAAGGGAGAGTGGGATGTGGAGAATGGGAAGCTGAGATGGGACCGGTGGGCAGGAGAGGAAGAGGTAGGCGTCTGGCTGCCTTGGGAAGACGCGAAGGACGTGCATGGGAGAGAGAGACGGGAGTAA
- the LOC123039058 gene encoding auxilin-related protein 2-like produces the protein MTRPAEEAPATTVDASAIVRVHAAVRERVAVREREQADIHGRTAYREHAAFPAQVAVRERAASHECVAVHGSAAYREHVARERAALCEREHATVRERAAHCEREHATVRERAACGERATVRERAACGDTPPYASSLSSTYSSLSSASKLSSMVSLSSTGWLSSHNHDGWMSSMEMYRMWRRRESGMWRMGS, from the coding sequence ATGACCCGTCCAGCGGAGGAAGCACCAGCCACAACCGTGGACGCCTCCGCCATCGTCCGGGTGCATGCCGCAGTCCGCGAGCGCGTCGCCGTCCGCGAGCGGGAGCAGGCCGACATCCACGGGCGCACCGCCTACCGGGAACACGCCGCCTTCCCGGCACAGGTCGCTGTCCGAGAGCGCGCCGCCTCCCACGAGTGTGTGGCCGTCCACGGGAGCGCCGCCTACCGGGAACACGTCGCCCGCGAGCGCGCCGCCCTCTGCGAGCGGGAGCACGCCACCGTTCGCGAGCGCGCCGCCCATTGCGAGCGGGAGCACGCCACCGTCCGCGAGCGCGCCGCCTGCGGGGAGCGCGCCACCGTCCGCGAGCGCGCCGCCTGCGGGGACACGCCTCCGTACGCGAGCTCGCTGTCCTCCACGTACAGCTCGCTGTCCTCCGCGAGCAAGCTTTCATCCATGGTCTCGCTATCCTCTACAGGCTGGCTGTCCTCCCACAACCACGATGGATGGATGTCATCCATGGAGATGTACAGGATGTGGAGGAGAAGGGAGAGTGGGATGTGGAGAATGGGAAGCTGA